In Lotus japonicus ecotype B-129 chromosome 5, LjGifu_v1.2, one genomic interval encodes:
- the LOC130720611 gene encoding probable inactive heme oxygenase 2, chloroplastic has product MWLSAKPVQQLWFPATPPPPPSKWSSATRTTVKMRVVFNNTSPPVQKKRKRYRKLYPGETTGITEEMRFVAMKLRNDTTVATAPSTSHDDTWQPSMDGFLRFLVDNNLVFATLERIVDESDNVSYAYMRKCGLERSKGILKDLAWFEERGLVVPTPSSPGVTYAKYLEELAETSAPLFLSHFYNIHFSHIAAGQVIAKKVSEQLLEGKELEFFRWEGDVPEMLKGVREKLNMLSEHWSRDEKNKCLRETTKSFRYMGQIVRLIIL; this is encoded by the exons ATGTGGTTAAGTGCGAAACCCGTGCAACAACTATGGTTCCCAGCAACACCACCTCCTCCGCCTTCTAAGTGGAGCTCCGCCACAAGAACAACCGTCAAAATGAGGGTGGTTTTCAACAACACTTCTCCGCCGGTGCAAAAGAAGAGGAAGCGGTACCGGAAGCTCTACCCTGGAGAGACCACTGGAATCACCGAAGAAATGAGGTTCGTCGCCATGAAACTCCGCAACGACACCACCGTCGCCACCGCTCCCTCCACTTCCCATGACGATACGTGGCAGCCCTCCATGGATGGCTTCCTCCGCTTCTTGGTCGACAACAACCTCGTCTTCGCCACACTCGAACGCATCGTCGACGAGTCCGACAACGTTTCAT ATGCGTACATGAGGAAATGTGGATTGGAAAGATCAAAAGGGATATTGAAGGATCTAGCATGGTTTGAGGAACGAGGGCTTGTGGTTCCGACTCCCAGCTCTCCGGGGGTTACATATGCAAAGTATTTGGAGGAGCTTGCAGAGACAAGTGCGCCCTTGTTTCTCTCCCATTTCTACAACATCCATTTTTCTCATATAGCTGCTGGTCAGGTCATAGCAAAAAAG GTTTCTGAACAGCTCCTGGAAGGTAAGGAGCTGGAATTTTTCAGATGGGAAGGAGATGTACCAGAAATGCTGAAAGGTGTTCGTGAGAAGCTTAACATGCTCTCAGAG CATTGGTCTCgagatgaaaaaaataaatgtttaAGAGAAACAACAAAGTCATTCCGGTATATGGGACAGATTGTTCGCCTGATCATCTTATAA